Part of the Nicotiana sylvestris chromosome 2, ASM39365v2, whole genome shotgun sequence genome, ACTTTGCTGCTAATGAATTGTTTCCCATTGTCACATGCTATTTCGACAAGTATCCCAAACGAATATATGATATGGTCCCatatgaagtcgatgacttctttttctcttctcttctcgAAGGCCTGCACTTCTACCAATTTTAAGAATAGTCAGTCATAAAAaaaaatttagctttacctggcaTCGTTGGTagggggccgacgatgtccatccctaTCTCATGAATAACCACGGGGATAGGACCGAATGGAGTTTCTCACCCGATTGATGGATCATCGATGTaaatctttggcatttatcacacctTTGAATGAACTTCTTGGTATCCTTTTCGACGATATCCCAATAATACACCTCTCTGATCACCTTGCAAACCAAAGAGTCTGCACCagaatggttcccacaagtgcccTCATGGATTTCTCGTAATATATAATCGGTGTCCCTGGGTCCCAAGCACACTGCCAGTGGTCCATCGAAGGTTCTTCTATACAACGTTCCATTTTCATTGAGTGAGAATCGAGTTGCTTTGGCTCAAAGTGCTCTCGACTCTTTTGGGTCCGTGGGGAGCTTCCCATGTTTCAAGTAGTCAATGTACTTATTCCTCTAGTCCCACATTAAGCTTGTTGAATTAATTTCTGCATGGCCTTCCTCGACCACCAACTTCAATAGTTGGACAACAATCCCCGGGAtgatatcatcttcttcaaccgaTGACCCCAAGTTTGTAAGTGCATTGACCTCGCTATtctgttctcgaggtacatggtcCAGTGTCCATTCCTTGAAGTGGTGCAATGTCACTTGCAGCTTGTctaagtacctctgcattcgatcGTCTCCAACCTTGAAACTCCCATTTACTTGATTTACTACTAAAAGGGAGTCACACTTTGCCTTTATGACCTCTTCTATAAGGCTCTTGGATAATTCTAGacttgcaatcatggcctcatactcggcctcattaatagtcaatttagaagttttgatagactgcCTAATGACACTGCTCGTAGGTAGTTTTAGAACGATGCTGAGACCATATCCTTTCACATTTGAGGCACCATCTGtgaagagggtccatacccccgatgacgTACCCATTTTTAGCAAGAGTTGCTTTTCTACTTCGGGAACGAGGGTATGCgaaaaatcggccacaaagtatgctaaaatttgagatttgatagcctttcgaggttgatactcgatatcatacccccaagttcaatggcccatttggccaactggcccgataattcgggcttatgcaaGATATTTTGAAGTTAATACACATATAGGATGACATTAAAAATATGGTTTTAACTTCCTAGATGTGTTTATCAATGCAAGAGCTAACTTTTCCAAATGTGGTTTCCTGGTTTCAGCATCTTCTAGGGTCCGACTCACATAATAGacaggaaattgcataccttgttcttctcgaaccaacacgccacttaccaCCACCTCGGACACGGCTAAATACAAGTAGAGTGTTTCATTCTCCTTTGGAGTATGGAGCAGGGGTGGGCTTGAGAGATACCGTTTTAATTCTTCCAAGGCCTGTTGGCACTCCGGAGTCCATAcaaagttgttcttcttcttgagtaAGAAAGAAGTGATGTCTCCGATCTGATGACCTCGAGATAAATTGGCCCAGGGCAGCTATCGTTCCGGTCAGTCGTTGTACGACTTTCACATTGTTCACCAcggtgatttcttcgatggctttgattttatcggggttgatatAAATCCCCCTGTTCGACCCCATGAAGCCTAAGAACTTGCCCGAGCCGACTCCAAAAGGatatttctcggggttgagcttcatgttgtactttcttaggATATAGAACGTCaactgcaaatgagtcaaatggtcctctgcgcgcagggacttaactagcatgtcatcaatataaacttccatagattttCCTATTTGATATttgaacatcttattaactaggcgttgatatgtggctctttcattttttagctcgaagggcattacattataacaattcataccatactttgtgatgaacaAAGTTTTTTCCAGGTCCcccgggttcatttgaatttggttgtacccggagtaggcatcaagAAAAGTAAGGATCTCGTGACTGGCCGTAGCGTCAATCAAACGATAAATATTGGGAAAtgggaaagaatctttaggacatgcGTTTTTCAAATCTttgtagtctacacacattctaagtttgtttccctttttatgGACTACTACTATGTTAGCTAGCCATTCAGGATACTTTACTTCCCTAATGGACCCTatcttgagaagtttggttacctcttctttgatgaatgcatgttttacctTGGACTAAGGTCTCCTCTTTTACTTCACCGGTTTAAACCTGGgatcgacacttagtcgatgggtagTTATCTCCAGTGGGATCCATGTCATATttaagtgggaccaagcaaaacaatcaatgATAAGAAAGAATGATTTTTTtcttgagttcgggggttaaccccgcccccaggtatacctttcgttctggaagatgctcgatcaatatggCCTGCTCGAGTTCTTCGACCGTGGACTTTGTTGCATCCGATTCCTCGGGGGCAACGAAGGCTCGGGAGGGGGGAGCGGTGAGGAAATATTCTTCTTCGTCCTCGACCGTCTGTTCATCGGCCACCTGTCCCTCGGGCTCAACCAAGGGTATgggctgtgattgctatttggagGCATGTTTGTCCTTTGACTTCTCCGATGTGGATGGTGTCGATACCGGTGCCAAGTGGTGTACTGCAAATATCTCCTTAGCTACATGCTGCTCCCCATATAATGTTTTCACGCTATCTTTCGTCGAGAACtttatcatttgatgaagggttgatggcacTGCCCTCATGCTATGGATCCACTGCCTTCCAAGTAAATtattatacctcatatctccttcaatgacatgaaacttggtgtcttgtatggttccggccacgttgactgggaggatgaTTTCCCCCTTTGTTGTTTCAcaagccatgttgaatccattcagGACTTGAGAGGCAGGTATGATTTGTTCAAGCAACCCGAGCTGCTCCACGACGCTTGATCTGATTATATTTGCagaactacctggatccacgagaacacgtttaacttgaccTTAATTTAAAAGGACAAAAATTTctagtgcatcattgtgaggctgagataAGGCCTCGATGTCTTCCTCACCGAATGTGAGGGTGTCCTCGGGCACGTAATCCCGATCCGTTTCTCCCTTATGATGGATACTTTGGTACGTTTGAATATAAGTCCATGTGGGACGTCGACTCCACCAATGATTATGTGAATGTCATGTTGAGGTTCTTCAGGTTCATTCTTCCTATTTGCATCTCTTTCTCGGAAATGGTTCTTCACTATAAGAAAAAGGGCTTTTAACGACCATTTCCAGATGAAGGGATGTGAATCTGGTCATTATAAGTGAACTTTTAGTGACCACATTTTTTTGTCGTTAAAGTTGATTTTAGGTTCGATATTAACGAAGGGATAAGATACGGTCTTTAAAAAGCATAATATCTGGTCGTTAAACTACACAAATTAATAAAAAAGGGTTCTAAGATTTCCCTCTTATTTTTTCCAACCCTCTATGCGCCCACCCACACCAACCAAGCCCCTAAccgctaaataaaagaaaaatacccTCACGTTCTCTCTATTGTAGTTTTCCCTAATTCGTCACCCCCCGATGAAAGATAAAAAATCTCGTATTCTGCAATGATCACAAACTTATGTTTATAGAGCTTAGAGAACTTGACGAAAAATTATAGATGGATTGGACTCTTTTGTAGTTGATCCGTCGCTTCTGTTAAAGTGCTCTTAGGGTTTCTCCTTCTCATAAAGGTAAGTTTCTGCTAATATCTAAACTTTCAATTATAGTTATTATGGAATTGGGTATTAATTTACTGCTCGGATTACCTCTATTTGTGATAGTATTATTGTTCCAATTATGTCTCTTTGTGATAGTATTTATCAAGTATATTGGTGTTCTacttagaattacctgttttccAATTATATAATTACTTTCACCGATCAGTTTGCAGGAGTAAATCCTTTGATTTGTTGTTTGTGTTTTTTTATATTAAAACTTTTATTACTTTAAACTTATTGGGTTTACCGAAGATGTTCTTGCTGGTAGTCTCACTATAAGTTCACTGTATTTATCTCGAGAAAGGAAAAAATCATTTTAGAATTTGGGGGTAATATTCTTCATTAACCGTATGAGTATTTATGTAATAGTATGCTTAATATTGTCAATAAAAAAGTAATAGTATCTTAGAAACATCAGAAAAATCATACTTTGATACAACTCTGATGACTCGAAATGGTGTTGGAAAGCGATAAAAAATAATGTGGTATTAGTATAATATATTGTTCACACTCGATAGTATTTTGCATTCTCACAAAATTTTGTAAGTTTACAAGTTTATAATTCAAGGAACTTCTGTTAGCAAAACTTAATGTAATGTAGTGTTGAAAGTGGACATAATAATTTTATTAAGTGTTTATTCTGATAATTGtgcttttattttttgctttcACCATAAAACAGTTTGCATACGATTAATTGTGTATATATTCTTTATAGATATGTTATGCTAATGACCAATATAAAGGCATAGAGCTGATGAAGAAAGATATGAGCATATGTTTACCTTTGCTATTGCACTAAACAAAAAGAATATGGCTCGTTCCTCTAGACCTGTTTAAGAAGTGAAAACCTTCTTGTTTAGTGCGCTTTGTGAGTTTTTG contains:
- the LOC138884976 gene encoding uncharacterized protein; protein product: MGTSSGVWTLFTDGASNVKGYGLSIVLKLPTSSVIRQSIKTSKLTINEAEYEAMIASLELSKSLIEEVIKAKCDSLLVVNQVNGSFKVGDDRMQRYLDKLQVTLHHFKEWTLDHVPREQNSEVNALTNLGSSVEEDDIIPGIVVQLLKLVVEEGHAEINSTSLMWD